A DNA window from Streptomyces canus contains the following coding sequences:
- a CDS encoding SDR family oxidoreductase, protein MSYENLAGRTAVVTGAASGIGEATAVLLAAQGARVALLARRGERLEAIVGKIRADGGQALAVVADVTEDASVAAAVESVHAAYGTVDLVVNNAGVMLPNPIANARVDEWQRMIDTNVTGVLRVIGALAGDLNEAAAQGRSADLVNVSSIGAHVTNFTNYAVYGATKAAVTHLSALLRNEFGPRGVRVTNIEPGLTESELATHIDGDGLREQVVGMAEAMGTLAATELADLVAYVTSRPRHVNLRQVMVLPTAQV, encoded by the coding sequence ATGTCGTACGAGAATCTGGCCGGACGTACCGCCGTCGTCACCGGAGCGGCGAGCGGCATCGGAGAGGCCACGGCGGTGCTGCTGGCCGCGCAGGGGGCGCGGGTCGCGCTGCTCGCGCGGCGCGGTGAGCGGCTGGAGGCGATCGTCGGGAAGATCCGGGCCGACGGAGGTCAGGCGCTGGCCGTGGTCGCCGACGTCACCGAGGACGCGTCCGTGGCGGCGGCCGTGGAGAGCGTCCACGCGGCCTACGGCACCGTCGACCTGGTCGTGAACAACGCGGGCGTGATGCTGCCGAACCCGATCGCCAACGCCCGTGTCGACGAGTGGCAGCGGATGATCGACACCAATGTCACCGGTGTTCTGCGCGTCATCGGGGCCCTCGCCGGTGACCTGAACGAGGCGGCCGCGCAGGGGCGCAGCGCGGACCTGGTGAACGTCTCGTCCATCGGCGCGCACGTCACCAACTTCACCAACTACGCGGTGTATGGGGCGACGAAGGCCGCGGTCACCCATCTCTCGGCGCTGCTGCGCAACGAGTTCGGGCCGCGGGGGGTGCGGGTCACCAACATCGAGCCGGGGCTGACGGAGAGCGAGCTGGCCACGCACATCGACGGCGACGGGCTGCGGGAGCAGGTCGTCGGGATGGCCGAGGCGATGGGCACGCTGGCGGCCACGGAGCTCGCCGACCTCGTCGCGTACGTCACCAGCCGGCCGCGGCACGTCAATCTGCGTCAGGTCATGGTGCTGCCGACCGCGCAGGTGTGA
- a CDS encoding ABC transporter substrate-binding protein — MNRRTLLAGLFAAASVPALSACSSGVTSLDGGGTTSGGSGSSKGGVTIGTANFTENQVLGYLYAAVLQQAGVKVKVRPNLGTREIVIPALKAGDIDLLPEYQGALLNYLAPKDASAEPGTMQNALTLALPGGLQVLPYGQAADSDCFVVTRATARKYGLTSLADLAKQNGELVIGAAPEVKKRRVGAVGLKDVYGVEFKEFKSLDSDGPLVKGALKKGDVDVANLFTTDTDIAANGWVVLTDPRNLIPSQHIVPLIADRKADDTVRKALARLGNVLTTEQLTQLNSQVDNDKKDPEDVANAYAKQHGLA, encoded by the coding sequence GCGCTCTCCGCCTGCTCCAGCGGCGTCACCTCGCTCGACGGCGGCGGGACGACCTCCGGCGGGAGCGGCTCCAGCAAGGGCGGAGTCACCATCGGCACCGCCAACTTCACCGAGAACCAGGTGCTGGGCTACCTCTACGCCGCGGTGCTCCAGCAGGCCGGCGTGAAGGTGAAGGTCCGCCCGAACCTCGGCACCCGCGAGATCGTGATCCCCGCGCTCAAGGCGGGCGACATCGACCTGCTGCCCGAGTACCAGGGCGCCCTGCTCAACTACCTCGCCCCGAAGGACGCCTCCGCCGAGCCGGGCACCATGCAGAACGCGCTCACCCTGGCGCTGCCCGGCGGCCTCCAGGTGCTGCCGTACGGCCAGGCGGCCGACTCCGACTGCTTCGTCGTCACCCGGGCGACCGCACGGAAGTACGGCCTGACCTCCCTCGCCGACCTCGCCAAGCAGAACGGCGAGCTGGTCATCGGCGCCGCGCCCGAGGTGAAGAAGCGCCGGGTGGGCGCGGTCGGGCTGAAGGACGTGTACGGCGTCGAGTTCAAGGAGTTCAAGTCGCTCGACTCGGACGGCCCGCTGGTCAAGGGCGCGCTGAAGAAGGGGGACGTGGACGTGGCGAACCTGTTCACCACCGACACCGACATCGCGGCCAACGGCTGGGTGGTGCTCACCGATCCCAGGAACCTCATCCCCAGCCAGCACATCGTCCCCCTCATCGCCGACCGCAAGGCCGACGACACGGTCCGCAAGGCGCTCGCCCGCCTCGGGAACGTCCTCACCACCGAGCAGCTCACCCAGCTCAACAGCCAGGTCGACAACGACAAGAAGGACCCGGAGGACGTGGCGAACGCATACGCGAAGCAGCACGGGCTGGCCTAG
- a CDS encoding helix-turn-helix transcriptional regulator, translating to MNGDLGDFLRSRRARIRPEEVGLPSHGRRRVPGLRREEVAQLAGVSVDYYIRLEQGRGPSVSEGVLDAVARVLRLDETEHAYLRTVARPTRKKPGPRREAAPRVRPGVQLLLDSMDRTPAFVLGPRMDVLAWNALADALSGYSRMAPARRNIVRQLFLEPEDRDLYPDFAAVASQSVAHLRLNAGAHPDDPALRDLVGELSLKSEDFRRLWADHQVKACMYGVKRVRHPVAGLLTLPYESLVLPETPDRTLVAYTPEPGSETAERLALLGSWTSTSA from the coding sequence ATGAACGGGGACCTCGGAGACTTCCTGCGCTCACGCCGCGCCCGCATCCGGCCCGAGGAGGTGGGGCTGCCCTCGCACGGCAGGCGCCGCGTGCCCGGTCTGCGCCGGGAAGAGGTGGCGCAGCTGGCCGGAGTGAGCGTGGACTACTACATCCGGCTGGAGCAGGGCAGGGGCCCCAGCGTTTCGGAGGGGGTCCTGGACGCGGTCGCGCGCGTACTGCGCCTGGACGAGACCGAGCACGCCTATCTGCGTACGGTGGCCCGGCCGACGAGGAAGAAGCCGGGCCCGCGCCGCGAGGCCGCGCCACGCGTGCGCCCCGGAGTCCAACTGCTGCTCGACAGCATGGACCGCACCCCCGCCTTCGTCCTCGGGCCCAGGATGGACGTGCTCGCCTGGAACGCCCTCGCCGATGCGCTGAGCGGCTACAGCCGCATGGCTCCCGCACGCCGCAACATCGTCCGCCAGCTCTTCCTGGAGCCCGAGGACCGCGACCTCTATCCCGACTTCGCGGCGGTCGCCTCCCAGAGCGTGGCCCATCTGCGCCTGAACGCGGGAGCCCACCCCGACGACCCCGCACTGCGCGACCTCGTCGGCGAACTCTCCCTCAAGAGCGAGGACTTCCGCCGGCTGTGGGCCGACCACCAGGTCAAGGCGTGCATGTACGGCGTCAAACGCGTCCGGCACCCGGTGGCGGGCCTGCTGACCCTGCCGTACGAGTCCCTGGTCCTGCCGGAGACCCCCGACCGGACGCTCGTGGCGTACACGCCGGAGCCGGGGTCGGAGACGGCGGAGAGGCTTGCGCTGCTGGGCAGTTGGACCAGTACGAGCGCGTAG
- a CDS encoding cystathionine beta-synthase — translation MQFHDSMISLVGNTPLVRLNSVTKGIKATVLAKVEYFNPGGSVKDRIALRMIEAAEESGALKPGGTIVEPTSGNTGVGLAIVAQQKGYKCIFVCPDKVSTDKINVLRAYGAEVVVCPTAVDPEHPDSYYNVSDRLVRETPGAWKPDQYSNPNNPLSHYHSTGPELWEQTEGRITHFVAGVGTGGTISGTGRYLKDASDGKVQVIGADPEGSVYSGGSGRPYLVEGVGEDFWPTAYDRTVADEIVAVSDKDSFQMTRRLAKEEGLLVGGSCGMAVVAALRVAERLDENGVVVVLLPDSGRGYLSKIFNDEWMADYGFLEDEGPSARVADVLNDKVHGAIPSLVHMHPDETVGEAIEVLREYGVSQMPIVKPGAGHPDVMAAEVVGSVVERELLDALFAQRASLEDPLEKHMSAPLPQVGSGEPVGDLMSVLGRADAAIVLVEGKPTGVISRQDLLAFLAKGGK, via the coding sequence GTGCAATTCCACGACTCGATGATCAGCCTCGTCGGCAACACCCCGCTGGTGAGGCTCAACAGCGTGACCAAGGGCATCAAGGCGACCGTCCTGGCCAAGGTCGAGTACTTCAACCCCGGCGGCTCCGTGAAGGACCGCATCGCCCTGCGCATGATCGAGGCGGCGGAGGAGAGCGGGGCACTGAAGCCCGGGGGCACCATCGTCGAGCCGACCAGCGGAAACACCGGGGTCGGGCTCGCCATCGTGGCGCAGCAGAAGGGGTACAAGTGCATCTTCGTGTGCCCCGACAAGGTGTCGACGGACAAGATCAACGTCCTGCGGGCCTACGGCGCCGAGGTCGTCGTCTGCCCGACCGCCGTGGACCCCGAGCACCCGGACTCCTACTACAACGTCTCCGACCGGCTGGTGCGCGAGACGCCCGGTGCGTGGAAGCCCGACCAGTACTCCAACCCCAACAACCCGCTCTCCCACTACCACTCCACCGGCCCTGAGCTGTGGGAGCAGACGGAGGGGAGGATCACCCACTTCGTGGCGGGCGTCGGCACCGGCGGCACCATCTCCGGCACCGGCCGCTATCTGAAGGACGCCAGTGACGGCAAGGTCCAGGTCATCGGCGCCGACCCGGAGGGGTCCGTGTACTCCGGCGGGTCCGGGCGGCCGTATCTCGTCGAGGGCGTCGGCGAGGACTTCTGGCCGACCGCCTACGACCGGACCGTCGCCGACGAGATCGTCGCGGTGTCGGACAAGGACTCCTTCCAGATGACCCGCCGGCTGGCCAAGGAGGAGGGCCTGCTGGTGGGCGGCTCCTGCGGCATGGCCGTCGTCGCGGCCCTGCGGGTCGCCGAGCGCCTGGACGAGAACGGCGTCGTGGTGGTCCTGCTCCCGGACAGCGGGCGCGGGTACCTCTCGAAGATCTTCAACGACGAGTGGATGGCCGACTACGGCTTCCTGGAGGACGAGGGTCCCAGCGCCCGCGTCGCCGACGTCCTCAACGACAAGGTGCACGGCGCCATCCCCTCCCTCGTCCACATGCACCCGGACGAGACGGTGGGCGAGGCCATCGAGGTACTGCGGGAGTACGGCGTCTCGCAGATGCCGATCGTCAAGCCGGGCGCCGGCCACCCGGACGTGATGGCCGCGGAGGTCGTCGGCTCGGTCGTCGAACGCGAGCTGCTCGACGCCCTGTTCGCCCAGCGGGCCTCGCTGGAGGACCCGCTGGAGAAGCACATGTCGGCCCCCCTTCCCCAGGTCGGCTCCGGCGAGCCGGTCGGCGACCTGATGTCGGTCCTCGGTCGGGCGGACGCGGCCATCGTCCTCGTGGAGGGCAAGCCCACCGGCGTCATCAGCCGCCAGGACCTGCTGGCCTTCCTCGCCAAGGGCGGGAAGTAG